The following coding sequences lie in one Silene latifolia isolate original U9 population chromosome 5, ASM4854445v1, whole genome shotgun sequence genomic window:
- the LOC141655183 gene encoding protein FAR1-RELATED SEQUENCE 5-like, protein MDNMQIVEFNNEEDCCEDEPEVGEHEFAEVMQNVSGDEFCRIVESEFTPFVGQQFNDIEEAVKFYKMYALACGFDVRRYTTKKWRDGTIKSKLLVCNREGFTYAKKVCKDKEIELFKDTQEGEEIGEKQRRKTKVRRIGCKARIRLLMFNGVLLVDRFHAGHNHELVEVRDREFQKLSRKLHKYHKELIVYNSRLKIGATRTYKMCKEHVNGFENIGASLTDFKNFHRNVKCYINERDGQLFIDRFKSMAETHENFFFDYEVDADGSLIRAIWADGIARRNYFVFGDAVENEHYFDWVFKRFLVAMGGKEPEYIITDQDAGIIKSVKNVFKTARHRFCMWHIMNKVPVKYGGTTKDYPEFIKKLNAIIWDDELEPDEFDVRWGEIMKEHVVSKSAWFEEVYLKRRQWVMAHCRDLTMGSVMRTTQRSESENSFFKKFENNNGTLVEFWMRFESAIDQQRHTQKKSDNDNRHTCPKMKTQCPIERHAARVYTHAVFDEFQEEIEMSTNGLDARGTYEATCSCRKFERAGIICRHIIWIYSSNGVQSIPESYVLRRWRKDAVYDASDGKEIIDRKQIEMTKLWSEIHETVGVLRGKDKDDIETLSNLIRDFREKLSPSAEELTKQQEIEQLLGCKASKEITILPPKHAKNKGSGKRMLSKKAKAEALLSKPKRMCNNCKQMAHHDKRNCPNPFSEHPQQSIESSSDEDEDEEEDDESSE, encoded by the exons ATGGACAATATGCAGATTGTCGAGTTCAACAATG AGGAGGATTGTTGTGAGGACGAACCAGAGGTAGGAGAACATGAATTTGCAGAAGTCATGCAAAATGTAAGCGGAGATGAATTTTGTAGGATTGTAGAAAGCGAGTTTACACCATTTGTCGGGCAGCAGTTCAATGACATAGAGGAAGCTGTAAAGTTCTATAAGATGTACGCTCTTGCATGTGGTTTCGATGTGCGTAGATACACGACAAAGAAGTGGCGTGACGGGACCATTAAATCAAAACTTTTAGTTTGTAACCGAGAGGGATTTACATACGCAAAAAAGGTGTGCAAAGACAAAGAGATTGAATTATTTAAGGACacacaagagggggaagaaattgGAGAAAAGCAACGGAGAAAAACGAAAGTAAGGAGGATTGGGTGCAAAGCGAGGATTAGATTGCTCATGTTTAATGGTGTTTTATTAGTTGACCGATTTCATGCGGGACACAATCATGAGCTTGTTGAAGTTAGAGATAGGGAGTTTCAGAAGTTGTCCAGGAAACTACACAAGTATCACAAGGAGCTCATAGTCTATAACTCGAGG TTGAAGATAGGTGCTACAAGGACATATAAAATGTGCaaggaacatgttaatgggtTCGAAAATATTGGTGCGAGTTTAACTGATTTCAAGAATTTCCATAGAAACGTTAAGTGCTATATTAATGAGagggacggtcaattgttcatagATCGATTTAAAAGCATGGCAGAAACACATGAAAATTTCTTCTTCGATTATGAAGTCGATGCCGATGGAAGCTTGATCAGGGCGATATGGGCGGATGGTATTGCTCGACGAAACTACTTTGTATTTGGTGATGCTGT GGAGAACGAGCACTATTTTGATTGGGTGTTCAAACGTTTTTTGGTGGCAATGGGTGGGAAGGAACCGGAATATATTATAACCGACCAAGATGCGGGTATTATAAAGTCTGTCAAGAATGTTTTTAAGACAGCTAGGCATCGCTTCTGCATGTGGCATATTATGAACAAGGTTCCAGTCAAATACGGGGGTACAACAAAAGATTATCCCGAATTTATAAAGAAGTTAAATGCCATAATCTGGGACGACGAACTTGAACCGGATGAATTTGACGTTCGCTGGGGCGAGATAATGAAAGAGCATGTCGTTAGTAAATCTGCTTGGTTTGAGGAAGTGTACCTTAAAAGGCGGCAATGGGTGATGGCCCATTGTAGGGACCTGACGATGGGAAGTGTTATGAGGACAACACAAAGATCGGAGAGTGAAAATAGTTTCTTTAAAAAGTTTGAGAACAACAATGGAACATTGGTTGAATTCTGGATGCGCTTTGAAAGTGCAATTGACCAACAAAGACATACCCAGAAGAAATCTGATAATGACAACAGGCACACATGCCCAAAAATGAAAACTCAATGTCCTATTGAGCGCCATGCAGCAAGAGTATACACACATGCCGTATTCGATGAGTTTCAAGAAGAGATAGAAATGTCAACTAATGGACTTGATGCCAGGG GAACATATGAGGCAACATGCTCGTGTAGAAAGTTTGAAAGAGCTGGAATAATATGTAGGCACATCATTTGGATTTATTCAAGTAATGGTGTTCAGTCCATACCGGAATCGTACGTGCTTCGAAGATGGAGAAAGGATGCAGTATACGATGCCTCTGATGGAAAGGAAATAATTGATCGAAAACAAATCGAAATGACAAAGTTATGGTCTGAGATACATGAGACTGTTGGAGTACTAAGGGGTAAAGATAAGGATGATATTGAGACCTTGTCCAACTTAATTAGGGATTTCAGAGAGAAGCTGTCACCGTCAGCAGAGGAATTGACAAAGCAGCAAGAAATTGAACAACTACTGGGTTGTAAGGCCAGCAAGGAGATAACAATATTGCCTCCCAAACATGCGAAAAACAAAGGGAGTGGCAAAAGGATGTTGTCTAAGAAGGCAAAAGCTGAAGCATTGTTATCTAAACCGAAACGGATGTGCAATAattgtaaacaaatggcacatcACGACAAGAGAAACTGCCCCAACCCGTTTTCGGAACACCCACAACAATCTATTGAATCATCTTCGGATGAAGACGAGGATGAGGAAGAGGATGACGAATCTTCTGAGTAG